The Phaseolus vulgaris cultivar G19833 chromosome 10, P. vulgaris v2.0, whole genome shotgun sequence DNA window CAGGGTGGGACCTCCTttcactggcgatgaccgcccttgCGATTCCGGACTCGCGAGGGGTGATCATGCTGTCTTCCTCAGTTTCAGCTGGGGCCATTCCCGAGCCCCCCAACACTGCTTCCTCCATCTCCAGATCCCCTTGCGTGCCCCTTACCACCTCCACTTCCGATCGCCTCTCGCCTGCACCCGGCTGTGGTGTCGTGGTGACATAGCACACGCTTCTCTGTTGCTTGAGACTGTTCTCATAGCAGCGCCTAGCTTCCTTctggtctgacttgatggtgatcactaCCCCCTCCAttgacggcagcttcaacttcatgtgcctcgtcgacggTACGACACCCAACCTGTTGAGAGTCGGTCTTCCCAACAGTACTTTGTAGGCAGATGGGGCATTCACCACTAGGTACTTGATCTTCTCGGTGCGAGACCCGGCcccatcggtaaacgtggttctcagctcgatgtagcctcgcacctccacttggtccccTGCAAAACCATATAAGCACCCCGGGTATGGCCTTAGATGATCGAGGGGCAGTTGTAGCTTGTTGAACGTCGACTAGAACATCacgtccgccgagcttccttggtctacaagGACCCTGTGCACTTTTCTCCCTGCCGTGACGAAGGAGATAACAATAGGATCGTTGTCGTGTGGCACAACGTCCTGGAGATCCGCCTTGGTGAAGGTGATGTCAACGTTGGGGGAGCGATCTTCTTCCACCGAGTCGACCGCCATCACCGAGCgtgcgtacctcttcctctgagAGGCCGTACATCCTCCtccagagaagcctcccgcaaTCGTGTGCACTGCCACTTCGTGCTGCGGATCATCCGCTGGTGGTCCCGACGCCCGATCACCTTGCTTCTCTCGCAAGTAATCGCTCAGGAAACCACTTTTCACCAACTCCCGAGTTGGTGACCTAACGCCAAGCAAGTGTGGAGTGAGTGGCCataggcctggtgaaactcacaccacacgTTCTTTTTtcatcccagcaccttgtcggtcttctcCGGTGCTCGCAGACGTGCCGCTATGGCTGGAATGGCGATCAGCTCCGCcaattccaccacaaagtcGAATCTGGGGGGGCGCGTTGCTCTCCCTCGCGCGCCCCCTGCCCTGGTCAGTCCTAGGTTCATAAGGGCGGGGCTTTCCCTGGGCCCCCTTTCCCTCTTTGGCCTCGTGCACCCTCATTGGCTGCTGAGACCTACTCGGGCCTACGCGCGATTTGGTCGGGATCGCACTTTCCCTCTTTTCAGAAACAGCTGTTTCTGCCACAATGTGCGCCACAGCACGACGCCTAATCTCAGCGAAGGTGCTGGGGCGGTTCCTGATCAAAGATTCACTGAAAGGGCCCGCCAGAACCCCTTTCTTGAACGCATGCACCATCATATCCTCATCTTTGCGGGGCAACCTCACCACCTGAGCCCCAAAACGGCTAAGGTAGTCCCGGAGGCACTCGCCCTGGTtctggcgcacgtcgaacaggtcgtacgACACCACTGGGGTGCCCTGTTGATGATGTACTGCTCCATGAAcagcttcgagaactgctgaaacgaagtgatgtggccatctggtaggctcacgaaccactccaaagCGATCCCACtcaatgtgctcatgaacagtTTGCAGtacaccgcgtctgagcccccagaaaGCATCATCTAGGTGTGAAACGCTGTCAGATGCGTTTCTGGGTCCTCCACCCCTGTAAACGAGGCTTTCACCCCCACCAAGCCTGGTGGCACCACTGCACCCATGATCTCAGatgagaatggcatggggaaagTCCTGGGGGGAGACGGTGGCGGCGCCACTCTCTCTGCTGCCACCCGCTCCTTCTGCGCCTGCAAAGTCTTGCGCAATTCTTCGTTAACGCGATCTAGCTCTTCATTCCTTCCCTGGGATGCAGTCAAATCTGCTTGCATCCTTCCTTGCTCCATTCTTGACGCCGCCACCTCATCTTGCAGCGCTCGCATCATTTCCAAGActtgcgccattgtcacagctgcCTCTTCAGCTGATGGCGCGGGTGAAGTTTGCCTTGTCTTCCTCATTTTTTCCGCAAGAATCTCAAGAACAAACGACGAAACTTAGCAGCAAGGTGGATGGGATCACAAATTCacacgggccccacggtgggcgccaaatgatcttgCCGGGAACTTGATTGTCAAAGAACTCGCCACGTCAAACTTGTGCCTTCCGCAAAGAACCCCAAGCGTGCCTGCGAAACACaacaaacggcgcctctagcggtcgattgcactccgacgctcaagtcagccacacaaaaccaccaaagaactaagtACGATGAATCTCTGGGAGACTcgtgtgcactctgtgattctctctctctctctctgttcaCAGGTAACTTGTACGAATGAAATCTTTCCTCTGCATGAGCGTGGGGGGCCTTTATATACCCTGCGGCGCGCCTAAGTTAGTTACATACGAAGTAACTTCGCATGTTTCTCTCGCTGGATGTCTCGTACAACCTCAGTGTGAATACCAGGTGTGGCCTGGCTAGTGCACGTACCAGGTGTTACCTGCTGTCCCACCGTGATCACCCCTGCATTGCTCCATGCACGTTATGGGTTAGAGAGCACCAACCACCGACTGGCTGCTAGCTCccttaggccactctcgtgcgcaGTACTATGAAGCACCTGATCTTCTCCTTCTTCCACTACTCTGCAGTACAAGACTCATACGCAACACTCTCGCTGGGAATTGCCTCTCGCTCCTAGCTTGCCTGTGCATGGCGCGACGACCGATCGTCTCATCTAAACGATGATCGCGCATTCCGTCTGACAACCGACCACCCCCTTTACACCGATCACCCCCGGGTAACCCTCTCAACAACACACCCCACATCAGCTTCCCTGGCCCACGCGTGCCACTAAGAACGGTCCACGTGGCTATCTACTGCTGACGTCACCGCCAACCGAccaccgaccggatcacaagccccccagtctcgagctgtataCTTGTTTTCAGCGATGAGACTAAGTGAGCGTCCTCATCGACCACGTGGCAAGTGTTGTTCTTCCACCGTGGCTGGTAGCACGATCAAGCCCCCATAAGTCTTCCATCAACTTGTAGTGCCTGATGGGATTAACACGCCATTTTGCGGCCGAGGGCTTTGCCTGTTcattaatgaaaagaaatacaCTCATAATCATAATTAGTGGTTAATGTATGCGATAAGTGAACATCAAGTTGAATACGTTGCCTTTATCAACGAATCCCACACTTCATCCTCGGCCTCGAAAATTTTCGTGCTTGGATTCCAAGCAAAACCACTCAGTCCACTAAATAGATCATGGATCTCACGCCATTTGTCCTTAAGGCTTTTGTGCCTGTTCTtcacattattttttgtaatccCTACCAATTCACTCTGATGTAAGGATTTAACAATTTTTGTGTAACCCTGCGTCGTCCAACTACCATCAATGCGGTTACCCATAGATGCCTCATCGATCATGGCATTCAGTAGTCGGTAGTCCATTTTTTGTGTTCACGGACAGCTACAGATGACTCTGAAGCAATACCCTTCCCGTGATCCATGATAAAACctcataaaaaatgttaaacttTTGCAATAACATAAATAGTTTCTTAcgtaaatattaataaaggtGGAATGTCAACATTAAACCATGAAATTGTTCTTacaacaatataaatataagttcaCGGAtgttacataaaattaattattacaataacCTGTCCACATTTCATTCGCTATAGTATCCCTAATTTGTGACCCGAGCCTGTAGTCATCCTCACGAGTTTGCGAGTGTGACACATCTATATCTCCTTACATCAACTCACGGTCAACTTCTTCCAACAGAGAGTCATCATTATCCACCCCGCGAAGAAAGTTATGAAGAATACAACATGCTAAAACAATATCGGTCATAGTGTCCACAGAGTAATGAGGCTCTGTTCCGCTAGCGATAATTGGAAATCGCTTTTTGAGGACACCAAATGTTCTTTCGATAACATTTCTTAGTGAGGAATGACGATGATTAAACAACTCACGGGCATTTTGTGGACCTCTTTGGGAATACTCTTTTAGATGGTATCGAACTCCGCGATATGGAGTTATAACTTGGGTTTTGAGCATAAAACCCGCATCTCCAAGGTAGTATTTGCCTACAACCATCTATTAATAATTGTTACTTATAAGTGATGTGACCAAATGAATATTTATTGCACTTGTAAACACACTCAACTAACCTTCCGGAATGACCAATGGATCGTCTCGTACAAACGCATCCTTCAATATCCTAGAATCAGAGAGGCTGTTCCTTCCCACCCGGCAAGAACATATGTGAATTTCATGTCAAAATCACAAGCAGCAAATACGTTTTGCGTTGGCCAATCTTTTCTTCCACGAAAACGAGGAGCATCAACTCGGGGGACTTTAACACGGACGTGAGTGCCGTCTATGGCACCCAAACAATCCTAATACACAACAACTTCACATTTATAAATAACTTGCATTGCATACAACATGagttaaatatttaactattgTTTCTCATATTCATACCTTAAAGTATGGGAAAAATCGATTGTTGTTTAAGATATGAGGTTCAACCTCAATCCCAGCTGGTTGAATTAAGAACTCTCCATGCAACATCAATATTGCCTtcaaaacattatgaaagtgaCGAGACATTGTTTCCCCGGACCGATGAAAGAAGAACGAAACACTTCGATTCTTGACGTTATGACCAATGATGTGTAAAAATTTAGCCACTTGTTCTTCGACTGTATATCGGAATGCATCTTTAACCATATCCGTTCCTCTTATTCGTtgacataaattaataaatgctTTCGGACTCATGCGAATAATGTCACGACATCTTTCAGTATGGACCAAGTACGACATCAATTCTTGTCGACGACTCTCTTTTTGTGGAATAAACTCCGGTATAGGATTATTTGTCTCTGTTAACACACGCAATACGTTCAATCCATATCCAATCATGCAAAGAATTGTCATTGCTGCTACTTGTGTCCGCAAATTGATTTGCTCTTGTATTTGTGAAACTAGTGTGAAATCAACACCAACTACATCGAGATTCATGTCATTCATGCTAGACATCTCGACATTTTCGAAATGCATAGACCAATGGTTATCGTTATCCATGGTCACAAATCCTTGACAATCATATAAGTTTAACTATTAGGTCTAAAGAACCACATTTTAGAGAAATAAtaatactcaattttttttacttttaaaaaaaattaaaatattatatataaactttgTAAAGTGTTATAGTTATAGTTGtattacaaattcaaaataatatttataaatttttttttacttgattttataaaaaaatatattatatataaactctgtaaagtaatattttaaaatatttaaatactttgtatacttatatttattttataaattcagaataatatttataaaattcttttactttattttagaaaaaaaaaaatcttatatgtAGACTATctataaagtaatattttaaaatatttaaatactttatatacttataattattttataaattcaaaataaaatttataaagtcttttagttgattttagaaaaaaataaatattatatgtaaactatttataaagtagtattttaaaatattttgcataattataattattttaaagtctgttcaaaataatatttataaagttttttacttgattttagaaaaatttaaaaatttaaatattttgtatacttataattattttataaatttaaactgacatttataaaaaaatttactttatttaaaaaaaaatatcagaaaaatttaaatattaataagttTGTTTTAACTACGAGAAAACTCATTCAAACTTTCATTAATGAAATTTCATTAATGCTCATTAATTCTCATCATGATTAAGAAAAAACTTTGAAAAATCAAAAGGCATCAGCATTctattaacataaataaaataaattacaaattcCTTCCCTCCACATTTCATTCTCAGATTTTATTCTCCAAATTCCAAATCTATGTATGAAACTTACCTCCAGAAACGTAGAGAAAACGATGCCACCGCGAACCACCAACGACCACCGAGCACCACCAGCGGAACCACCACCCACCACCAGCAGCGAAACCGTCCACGTCCAACGACCACCAACAACGCCGCCTACGGAACCCACCCACACCTTGCACCTCTGACAACCGCACACCTCCAACACTTACGAACTTCCGACAACCGCTCACTTCCCACGGTTGTGAACCTCCGACCACCGCGCACATCCACCGCGCACCTCCGATGAGCACCTCCGATTGCTTCTAAGGTTACTCCCTCAACTCAAAACAAATAACCCTCCTCCACTCCTCTTCCATATTTATCATCCCTCTCATTTATTCATCACCCACACACTTGAACTAATCCACCAAACAATGTACGAATCTCTTTGTGCTGTGTTTATGGAGATAGAATCTCATGCGTGAGAATCTTGTGGAGGGAATATTACACTGCATGCTGTTGGCACAACTATGGGACGGGCTCTGCTATGGCAAATAGGTGGTAGGTGACTTATGGGTAATTTGGTAAAATCAACATGTTTCTCCCCAAATCTTCTCATCTCAGCACATAAGCTTATTTTGCATTCTTCGCTTTTCCTCGCCCTCAATTACCTACAAATTCACAGATACAAACAAACTAAATCTTTCCTTTTCAATCCGGGTGAACAGTAATCACCCGGATACAAACAGAGGCTAAGAGAGGaacaaaccaaaacagaataGAGTGAGTAGAACAATTTCTAATATGTTATTCATGTAATGAAAAAAGAATAATGAGGACTATTTGTAGGCTATTTCTCCCTCCACCCCGACAAATaacttcctgcacccctattatttttaaaaagaccaTTTTACCTCTTTTAAAAATACCCTCTGGATTACTCTTTTCAGAATATTTCTGGAACATACTTTCCAGAATACATTTTATCAATTCTGGATTTACCATTTcggaaattaaaaaatatgttatgaaaagaatatttcagaatgttttttttttccttttgaattttctattccgaaaatacatttttcttataaaacccttatttcagaaatattttttacttacaGAAACCTTATTCTGGAATCATCCATAATTATCAAGGATAATTCTGATATTACATAGAatgtagaggtgcaggaagaaaaatataaggATGCAGGAAATAAATACTCCTATTTGTAAGGGAAAGGAGCCTAAGTAAAAGGGCctaaaaggaaaacaaagataaacccaataaaaaaagaaaactacAAAAATAACTTGGAAAAGGTTAAATGAATTATACAAAAAAGTGAATTTAAGAAATGCCTATTGAATTCAGTCCATCTTGAGTAGATTTTAGGATGTTTCTTCCTCCATCCCATCAAATTTCTTCTGCaggtaaaataattaaaatgtctcatttaacttattattattatgaaaagtttttttcagaatatattctgaaaattttattttaaaatatacattccaaaacatatataatatgttCCATAAAGTTTATTCTAAAAATTTTGttctgaaaaatatttttcaaaaatatatatcataaaTTCTGAAAAATATATCAGaagtcatttaaaaaaaagtgatttttttttaaaaaaattgaagggCTGCATGCAGAGAGAAATTTGTTGGaatgcaagaaaaaaaattctagatTTTATTTGAGAAGTAAAATAAAAACCTGATTGTTCCGgaataaagagaagaaaagagcAAAAGGGAAATATATAACTTAATGTTCAATCCAACATCAAACTacaaaatttctattttctatttatCTTTTACCTTAATTTAACCTTAATTCATGtaattatcaaataattactatAAAGCTTAGAGAAGTTTTAATTTGGTTTCATaaagttcaaaataaaaatttatttgagtCAAATTTTTCTATACTTTATCACCTTTTAATTTGCATGCTTtgattagaagaagaaaaaaaaaaccttacaAAAGCTAGAgagaagtaaaaaaattaaaaatttaaaaagataaaatattttgaataaataaaaaatggtttCGTCGGTGAAAACAGATACATGCGCATGTACGTCCATTCCTttattataattacaaatataattaaaattaattaacataaataaaattaattaaaaatattactagaatttatattaaatttataaaattttatacataaaaaatattaataaaagtgGTTTATAATTATATTGTAGCAATAATTGTAGATTTCTATcaaaacaaaaagtaaaattatagtaaataagtataaaaaacagctataaaatattttaatttttatttaaaaattattattataattatacaataaaagCAGTTTTAATTTTTACGAGTAGTTATTTTagataatagaaattaaaaaagttgGTTAATGAACATAACTGCATAAAGGGTAAAAGAGGTAAAAGAAAGTTACGAAATATAGTACccataattaattgttatagataaaaaaagtataattaaaaataattattatagaaaaattaattaaataaatatttttgttagaataaataattttaaataaaatattataaatgtgATGTGTATTTTTGTATCTCTTTCTTATACCTATCTTTTTATATTCCATTCCCATCTTTTTTATCTTGATGAAATATATATTGGAAGatattataaatacaaaatcCTCAGAGAGAAGAAAACATTCCCTCCAATTCATTAtacttcttttgtattttgtatttcTTGATGACATATATATTCGAAGatattataaatacaaaatcCTAAGAGAGAAGAAAACACTCCCTCCAATTCATTAtacttcttttgtattttgtatttcTTGATGAcatatatattca harbors:
- the LOC137817916 gene encoding L10-interacting MYB domain-containing protein-like, whose product is MDYRLLNAMIDEASMGNRIDGSWTTQGYTKIVKSLHQSELVGITKNNVKNRHKSLKDKWREIHDLFSGLSGFAWNPSTKIFEAEDEVWDSLIKAKPSAAKWRVNPIRHYKLMEDLWGLDRATSHGGRTTLATWSMRTLT